Proteins from a single region of Engystomops pustulosus chromosome 5, aEngPut4.maternal, whole genome shotgun sequence:
- the SALL3 gene encoding sal-like protein 3 isoform X3: MSQTHTQEEGHSMPAPALSDGELLPGSAKVPGEGPDDGDSGNESRSGSEETNVCEKCCAEFFKWTDFLEHKKTCTKNPLVLIVNDDVGAPATEEFPEPSPASSSSDHAESETAEEAAQSENNETGDIKETEKEEEPMEVETIEEKHFPNQEASNTSTPLPQIPDPSSITNYNMPNTNVTLETLQSTKVAVAQFSQNARCIGGTGAATAATAMAIPMILEQLMALQQQQIHQLQLIEQIRSQVALMNRQPLRPPLTSSVPAQNPPIPTPSQLQSFTAHQSLQLTPVVPPTLAGSVNNNQPSFENPQHTSQPASGASTPNIPCPIPCTPTDTNIPLSSNVKSSSVTPSPVPNTTTSTTHPQSSSTPPSIGHGNILTSPSSLPSPLLPQSSSSSVIFPNPLVSIAATANALDPLSALMKHRKGKPPNVSVFETKSTSEDPFFKHKCRFCAKVFGSDSALQIHLRSHTGERPFKCNICGNRFSTKGNLKVHFQRHKEKYPHIQMNPYPVPEYLDNVPTSSGIPYGMSLPPEKPVTTWLDSKPVLPTIPTSIGLQLPPTIPGVNSYGDSPSITPMNRSPQRPSPASSECNSLSPSINHTEPCMVTSAESPQSAQTATTTIPKTEPIALPPIVPRTTEQNSTGQISSPVTTAIPTLTDTTISTSLPNPALPSMPDQFKAKFPFGGLLESMQTSETSKLQQLVENIDKKMTDPNQCVICHRVLSCQSALKMHYRTHTGERPFKCKICGRAFTTKGNLKTHFGVHRAKPPLRVQHSCPICQKKFTNAVVLQQHIRMHMGGQIPNTPLPEGFQDAMDSELYDEKNLDTLSNYDDDFDDNSMDDELDMKDTANDSSKPLIPYSESSPSSPPTVISSIAALENQMKMIDSVMSTQQFIGLKTLENGSGESDRLSNDSSSAAGDLESQSAGSPAMSETSSMQVLSPAHSHSESIRSKSPHASNQEEPPELQLKTEKPDSPLPAPENEGALDLTSTNPVRPIIKEEAPFSLLFLSRERGPSQTTTSLVTSTAPAMIKMEVNGHPKPISLGEGPHLPAGIQVPAAPQTAMSPGITPMLAPPPRRTPKQHNCHSCGKTFSSASALQIHERTHTGEKPFGCTICGRAFTTKGNLKVHMGTHMWNNAPARRGRRLSVENPMALLGGDALKFSEMFQKDLAARAMNVDPSFWNQYAAAITNGLAMKNNEISVIQNGGIPQLPVSLGGSAIPPLSNMSSGMDRTLTGSSPPIISMDKVGSDSIVNRPFTRFIEENKEIGIN, from the exons ATGTCTCAGACACACACACAAGAAGAGGGGCACTCCATGCCTGCCCCTGCCCTTTCTGATGGGGAGCTGCTCCCAGGTTCAGCCAAAG TACCCGGGGAAGGACCAGATGATGGGGATAGCGGGAATGAAAGCCGAAGTGGAAGTGAGGAGACCAATGTTTGTGAAAAATGCTGTGCTGAATTCTTCAAATGGACTGACTTCTTAGAGCACAAGAAAACTTGCACTAAAAACCCTCTTGTGCTGATTGTAAATGATGATGTAGGAGCTCCAGCCACTGAAGAGTTTCCCGAGCCATCTCCTGCAAGCTCTTCGAGTGATCACGCAGAGAGTGAGACTGCAGAGGAAGCTGCCCAGTCAGAAAATAATGAAACCGGTGATATAAAAGAAACAGAAAAGGAAGAGGAACCAATGGAGGttgaaaccattgaagaaaaacattttccaaatcaAGAAGCCTCAAACACTTCTACTCCTCTACCTCAGATACCTGACCCATCTTCCATAACTAATTACAACATGCCAAACACTAATGTTACATTAGAGACTCTTCAAAGTACAAAAGTGGCAGTTGCACAGTTTTCACAGAATGCACGGTGCATAGGTGGCACAGGTGCTGCAACTGCAGCAACAGCTATGGCAATTCCAATGATTCTGGAGCAATTGATGGCACTGCAACAACAACAGATCCATCAGCTGCAACTCATTGAACAAATACGAAGTCAGGTTGCACTGATGAACCGCCAGCCACTACGTCCTCCATTGACCTCTTCAGTTCCAGCACAAAATCCTCCAATTCCAACACCCAGTCAGCTGCAGAGCTTTACTGCACATCAAAGCCTTCAGTTAACACCTGTAGTTCCACCCACTCTTGCAGGATCAGTAAATAACAATCAACCATCATTTGAAAATCCTCAACATACATCACAGCCTGCCTCTGGGGCAAGTACCCCAAATATCCCATGTCCTATCCCTTGTACACCTACAGACACAAACATACCCTTATCAAGTAATGTTAAATCAAGTAGTGTGACCCCTAGTCCTGTGCCCAATACAACAACCAGTACTACTCATCCTCAGAGctcatctactcctccatccATTGGACATGGAAATATCCTCACCTCACCTTCCAGTTTGCCAAGCCCTCTTCTACCTCAGAGTTCTTCAAGTAGTGTGATCTTCCCTAATCCACTTGTAAGCATAGCTGCAACAGCTAATGCATTAGACCCCCTTTCTGCACTTATGAAACATCGTAAGGGAAAGCCACCCAATGTATCAGTGTTTGAGACCAAGTCCACCTCTGAGGACCCATTTTTTAAACATAAATGCAGATTTTGTGCCAAGGTCTTTGGGAGTGATAGTGCTTTACAGATCCACTTGCGCTCTCATACAGGTGAAAGGCCTTTTAAATGTAATATATGCGGAAATCGATTTTCCACAAAAGGcaatttaaaagttcattttcagAGACATAAAGAAAAGTACCCCCATATTCAGATGAATCCTTATCCTGTTCCAGAATATCTTGACAATGTCCCCACTAGTTCTGGAATCCCATATGGAATGTCTCTTCCTCCCGAAAAGCCAGTAACAACATGGTTAGATAGCAAGCCAGTATTACCAACAATTCCAACATCTATTGGGTTGCAACTTCCCCCCACAATACCAGGTGTTAACAGCTATGGTGATTCACCAAGCATTACCCCAATGAATAGATCACCTCAAAGGCCATCTCCTGCATCAAGTGAATGCAACTCTTTGTCTCCAAGCATTAATCATACTGAGCCATGCATGGTAACATCTGCAGAATCTCCACAATCTGCTCAAACAGCCACAACCACTATTCCAAAAACAGAACCAATTGCCCTCCCTCCAATAGTCCCGAGAACCACCGAACAGAATTCAACTGGACAGATATCTTCCCCTGTGACAACAGCTATTCCCACACTAACAGACACCACTATATCAACAAGCCTCCCAAATCCAGCGCTTCCATCTATGCCTGACCAGTTCAAAGCAAAATTTCCATTTGGTGGTCTTCTTGAGTCTATGCAAACATCGGAAACATCAAAATTGCAACAACTAGTTGAGAACATTGATAAAAAAATGACAGATCCAAATCAATGTGTCATTTGTCATCGAGTGCTTAGTTGTCAGAGTGCTCTTAAGATGCATTACAGAACCCATACAGGAGAGAGACCATTTAAATGCAAAATTTGTGGACGTGCTTTTACTACTAAGGGgaatttaaaaacacattttgGTGTGCATCGGGCAAAGCCTCCATTAAGAGTTCAGCATTCCTGTCCAATTTGTCAGAAAAAGTTTACCAATGCTGTGGTCCTACAGCAACATATCCGTATGCATATGGGTGGACAGATTCCAAATACCCCTTTACCTGAGGGCTTCCAAGATGCAATGGACTCTGAGCTCTATGATGAAAAGAATCTTGATACACTGAGTAATTATGATGACGATTTTGATGATAATTCTATGGATGATGAACTAGATATGAAAGACACAGCAAATGACTCTTCTAAGCCTTTAATACCATACTCCGAGTCATCACCTTCCTCACCTCCCACTGTCATTTCAAGTATTGCTGCTCTAGAAAATCAGATGAAAATGATTGACTCTGTTATGAGTACACAACAATTTATTGGCCTAAAAACCTTAGAAAATGGATCAGGGGAAAGTGATCGGTTAAGCAATGATTCTTCATCTGCTGCAGGAGATCTTGAGAGCCAAAGTGCAGGGAGTCCTGCAATGTCTGAGACTTCATCCATGCAGGTTTTGTCACCTGCACATAGTCATAGCGAAAGCATAAGATCAAAATCTCCCCATGCATCTAATCAAGAAGAGCCACCAGAACTACAGCTTAAAACAGAAAAGCCTGACAGTCCCTTGCCTGCCCCAGAAAATGAAGGTGCACTGGATCTGACATCCACCAATCCTGTGAGACCAATCATCAAAGAAGAGGCCCCTTTTAGCCTGCTGTTCCTGAGCAGAGAACGTG GTCCCAGCCAAACTACTACTAGCCTGGTCACCAGCACAGCGCCTGCCATGATCAAAATGGAAGTGAATGGTCACCCCAAGCCGATCTCATTGGGTGAAGGTCCTCACCTTCCAGCTGGAATCCAGGTTCCTGCTGCACCACAGACAGCGATGAGTCCAGGCATCACTCCTATGCTGGCACCCCCTCCACGACGAACTCCCAAGCAACACAACTGTCACTCGTGTGGGAAGACCTTCTCTTCAGCAAGTGCACTACAGATACATGAACGCACTCATACTGGTGAAAAGCCATTTGGTTGCACAATCTGTGGTAGAGCATTTACCACAAAAGGGAATCTTAAG GTTCATATGGGGACTCACATGTGGAATAATGCCCCAGCAAGACGTGGTCGTAGACTTTCTGTGGAAAACCCCATGGCTTTGCTAGGAGGAGATGCACTGAAGTTTTCTGAAATGTTTCAGAAAGATTTGGCAGCTCGAGCAATGAATGTCGACCCCAGTTTTTGGAATCAGTATGCTGCTGCTATCACAAATGGACTGGCTATGAAAAACAATGAAATTTCTGTTATACAGAATGGAGGCATCCCCCAGCTCCCAGTCAGTTTAGGTGGAAGTGCGATTCCACCTTTAAGCAACATGTCCAGTGGGATGGACAGAACACTTACTGGTAGCAGCCCCCCTATTATTAGTATGGACAAAGTGGGCTCTGATTCTATTGTAAATCGGCCATTCACAAGGTTTATTGAGGAAAACAAGGAAATTGGCATAAACTGA
- the SALL3 gene encoding sal-like protein 3 isoform X1, producing MSQTHTQEEGHSMPAPALSDGELLPGSAKAVPGEGPDDGDSGNESRSGSEETNVCEKCCAEFFKWTDFLEHKKTCTKNPLVLIVNDDVGAPATEEFPEPSPASSSSDHAESETAEEAAQSENNETGDIKETEKEEEPMEVETIEEKHFPNQEASNTSTPLPQIPDPSSITNYNMPNTNVTLETLQSTKVAVAQFSQNARCIGGTGAATAATAMAIPMILEQLMALQQQQIHQLQLIEQIRSQVALMNRQPLRPPLTSSVPAQNPPIPTPSQLQSFTAHQSLQLTPVVPPTLAGSVNNNQPSFENPQHTSQPASGASTPNIPCPIPCTPTDTNIPLSSNVKSSSVTPSPVPNTTTSTTHPQSSSTPPSIGHGNILTSPSSLPSPLLPQSSSSSVIFPNPLVSIAATANALDPLSALMKHRKGKPPNVSVFETKSTSEDPFFKHKCRFCAKVFGSDSALQIHLRSHTGERPFKCNICGNRFSTKGNLKVHFQRHKEKYPHIQMNPYPVPEYLDNVPTSSGIPYGMSLPPEKPVTTWLDSKPVLPTIPTSIGLQLPPTIPGVNSYGDSPSITPMNRSPQRPSPASSECNSLSPSINHTEPCMVTSAESPQSAQTATTTIPKTEPIALPPIVPRTTEQNSTGQISSPVTTAIPTLTDTTISTSLPNPALPSMPDQFKAKFPFGGLLESMQTSETSKLQQLVENIDKKMTDPNQCVICHRVLSCQSALKMHYRTHTGERPFKCKICGRAFTTKGNLKTHFGVHRAKPPLRVQHSCPICQKKFTNAVVLQQHIRMHMGGQIPNTPLPEGFQDAMDSELYDEKNLDTLSNYDDDFDDNSMDDELDMKDTANDSSKPLIPYSESSPSSPPTVISSIAALENQMKMIDSVMSTQQFIGLKTLENGSGESDRLSNDSSSAAGDLESQSAGSPAMSETSSMQVLSPAHSHSESIRSKSPHASNQEEPPELQLKTEKPDSPLPAPENEGALDLTSTNPVRPIIKEEAPFSLLFLSRERGPSQTTTSLVTSTAPAMIKMEVNGHPKPISLGEGPHLPAGIQVPAAPQTAMSPGITPMLAPPPRRTPKQHNCHSCGKTFSSASALQIHERTHTGEKPFGCTICGRAFTTKGNLKVHMGTHMWNNAPARRGRRLSVENPMALLGGDALKFSEMFQKDLAARAMNVDPSFWNQYAAAITNGLAMKNNEISVIQNGGIPQLPVSLGGSAIPPLSNMSSGMDRTLTGSSPPIISMDKVGSDSIVNRPFTRFIEENKEIGIN from the exons ATGTCTCAGACACACACACAAGAAGAGGGGCACTCCATGCCTGCCCCTGCCCTTTCTGATGGGGAGCTGCTCCCAGGTTCAGCCAAAG CAGTACCCGGGGAAGGACCAGATGATGGGGATAGCGGGAATGAAAGCCGAAGTGGAAGTGAGGAGACCAATGTTTGTGAAAAATGCTGTGCTGAATTCTTCAAATGGACTGACTTCTTAGAGCACAAGAAAACTTGCACTAAAAACCCTCTTGTGCTGATTGTAAATGATGATGTAGGAGCTCCAGCCACTGAAGAGTTTCCCGAGCCATCTCCTGCAAGCTCTTCGAGTGATCACGCAGAGAGTGAGACTGCAGAGGAAGCTGCCCAGTCAGAAAATAATGAAACCGGTGATATAAAAGAAACAGAAAAGGAAGAGGAACCAATGGAGGttgaaaccattgaagaaaaacattttccaaatcaAGAAGCCTCAAACACTTCTACTCCTCTACCTCAGATACCTGACCCATCTTCCATAACTAATTACAACATGCCAAACACTAATGTTACATTAGAGACTCTTCAAAGTACAAAAGTGGCAGTTGCACAGTTTTCACAGAATGCACGGTGCATAGGTGGCACAGGTGCTGCAACTGCAGCAACAGCTATGGCAATTCCAATGATTCTGGAGCAATTGATGGCACTGCAACAACAACAGATCCATCAGCTGCAACTCATTGAACAAATACGAAGTCAGGTTGCACTGATGAACCGCCAGCCACTACGTCCTCCATTGACCTCTTCAGTTCCAGCACAAAATCCTCCAATTCCAACACCCAGTCAGCTGCAGAGCTTTACTGCACATCAAAGCCTTCAGTTAACACCTGTAGTTCCACCCACTCTTGCAGGATCAGTAAATAACAATCAACCATCATTTGAAAATCCTCAACATACATCACAGCCTGCCTCTGGGGCAAGTACCCCAAATATCCCATGTCCTATCCCTTGTACACCTACAGACACAAACATACCCTTATCAAGTAATGTTAAATCAAGTAGTGTGACCCCTAGTCCTGTGCCCAATACAACAACCAGTACTACTCATCCTCAGAGctcatctactcctccatccATTGGACATGGAAATATCCTCACCTCACCTTCCAGTTTGCCAAGCCCTCTTCTACCTCAGAGTTCTTCAAGTAGTGTGATCTTCCCTAATCCACTTGTAAGCATAGCTGCAACAGCTAATGCATTAGACCCCCTTTCTGCACTTATGAAACATCGTAAGGGAAAGCCACCCAATGTATCAGTGTTTGAGACCAAGTCCACCTCTGAGGACCCATTTTTTAAACATAAATGCAGATTTTGTGCCAAGGTCTTTGGGAGTGATAGTGCTTTACAGATCCACTTGCGCTCTCATACAGGTGAAAGGCCTTTTAAATGTAATATATGCGGAAATCGATTTTCCACAAAAGGcaatttaaaagttcattttcagAGACATAAAGAAAAGTACCCCCATATTCAGATGAATCCTTATCCTGTTCCAGAATATCTTGACAATGTCCCCACTAGTTCTGGAATCCCATATGGAATGTCTCTTCCTCCCGAAAAGCCAGTAACAACATGGTTAGATAGCAAGCCAGTATTACCAACAATTCCAACATCTATTGGGTTGCAACTTCCCCCCACAATACCAGGTGTTAACAGCTATGGTGATTCACCAAGCATTACCCCAATGAATAGATCACCTCAAAGGCCATCTCCTGCATCAAGTGAATGCAACTCTTTGTCTCCAAGCATTAATCATACTGAGCCATGCATGGTAACATCTGCAGAATCTCCACAATCTGCTCAAACAGCCACAACCACTATTCCAAAAACAGAACCAATTGCCCTCCCTCCAATAGTCCCGAGAACCACCGAACAGAATTCAACTGGACAGATATCTTCCCCTGTGACAACAGCTATTCCCACACTAACAGACACCACTATATCAACAAGCCTCCCAAATCCAGCGCTTCCATCTATGCCTGACCAGTTCAAAGCAAAATTTCCATTTGGTGGTCTTCTTGAGTCTATGCAAACATCGGAAACATCAAAATTGCAACAACTAGTTGAGAACATTGATAAAAAAATGACAGATCCAAATCAATGTGTCATTTGTCATCGAGTGCTTAGTTGTCAGAGTGCTCTTAAGATGCATTACAGAACCCATACAGGAGAGAGACCATTTAAATGCAAAATTTGTGGACGTGCTTTTACTACTAAGGGgaatttaaaaacacattttgGTGTGCATCGGGCAAAGCCTCCATTAAGAGTTCAGCATTCCTGTCCAATTTGTCAGAAAAAGTTTACCAATGCTGTGGTCCTACAGCAACATATCCGTATGCATATGGGTGGACAGATTCCAAATACCCCTTTACCTGAGGGCTTCCAAGATGCAATGGACTCTGAGCTCTATGATGAAAAGAATCTTGATACACTGAGTAATTATGATGACGATTTTGATGATAATTCTATGGATGATGAACTAGATATGAAAGACACAGCAAATGACTCTTCTAAGCCTTTAATACCATACTCCGAGTCATCACCTTCCTCACCTCCCACTGTCATTTCAAGTATTGCTGCTCTAGAAAATCAGATGAAAATGATTGACTCTGTTATGAGTACACAACAATTTATTGGCCTAAAAACCTTAGAAAATGGATCAGGGGAAAGTGATCGGTTAAGCAATGATTCTTCATCTGCTGCAGGAGATCTTGAGAGCCAAAGTGCAGGGAGTCCTGCAATGTCTGAGACTTCATCCATGCAGGTTTTGTCACCTGCACATAGTCATAGCGAAAGCATAAGATCAAAATCTCCCCATGCATCTAATCAAGAAGAGCCACCAGAACTACAGCTTAAAACAGAAAAGCCTGACAGTCCCTTGCCTGCCCCAGAAAATGAAGGTGCACTGGATCTGACATCCACCAATCCTGTGAGACCAATCATCAAAGAAGAGGCCCCTTTTAGCCTGCTGTTCCTGAGCAGAGAACGTG GTCCCAGCCAAACTACTACTAGCCTGGTCACCAGCACAGCGCCTGCCATGATCAAAATGGAAGTGAATGGTCACCCCAAGCCGATCTCATTGGGTGAAGGTCCTCACCTTCCAGCTGGAATCCAGGTTCCTGCTGCACCACAGACAGCGATGAGTCCAGGCATCACTCCTATGCTGGCACCCCCTCCACGACGAACTCCCAAGCAACACAACTGTCACTCGTGTGGGAAGACCTTCTCTTCAGCAAGTGCACTACAGATACATGAACGCACTCATACTGGTGAAAAGCCATTTGGTTGCACAATCTGTGGTAGAGCATTTACCACAAAAGGGAATCTTAAG GTTCATATGGGGACTCACATGTGGAATAATGCCCCAGCAAGACGTGGTCGTAGACTTTCTGTGGAAAACCCCATGGCTTTGCTAGGAGGAGATGCACTGAAGTTTTCTGAAATGTTTCAGAAAGATTTGGCAGCTCGAGCAATGAATGTCGACCCCAGTTTTTGGAATCAGTATGCTGCTGCTATCACAAATGGACTGGCTATGAAAAACAATGAAATTTCTGTTATACAGAATGGAGGCATCCCCCAGCTCCCAGTCAGTTTAGGTGGAAGTGCGATTCCACCTTTAAGCAACATGTCCAGTGGGATGGACAGAACACTTACTGGTAGCAGCCCCCCTATTATTAGTATGGACAAAGTGGGCTCTGATTCTATTGTAAATCGGCCATTCACAAGGTTTATTGAGGAAAACAAGGAAATTGGCATAAACTGA